Proteins encoded together in one Heliangelus exortis chromosome 13, bHelExo1.hap1, whole genome shotgun sequence window:
- the BCAR1 gene encoding breast cancer anti-estrogen resistance protein 1 isoform X2, whose translation MPTPRPAGPGSPPRPGAPLQNVLAKALYDNVAESPDELSFRKGDIMTVLERNTQGLDGWWLCSLHGRQGIVPGNRLKILVGMYDKKQQQQQQQQQQQQQTPGPVQGQALPQPPVPQPALPYHHPGGYTPLSPASQYTPMHPSYGPQGDNIYLMPVPSKAQQGLYPGSAPTGQFPPAPAKQLPAYPKQMLPHASSSPGQDIYQVPPSMGQAAEAYPGGSATPPQDVYQVPPSASQAQDIYQVPPSLDMRSWEGHKPQGKVLVPTRMGQMYVYDSPKGEQDEYDFPRHLLSAGSQEIYDVPPVRGGVPSQFSQEVYDTPPMAVKGPNGQDPGQEIYDVPPSVEKNLHQTVYDIPPSVSKDVPDGPAREETYDVPPAFSKQKAFDPSRHPLVLAQQEPYLPEDVYDVPPVAGKGASEPLLSHEIYDVPPSLKKLGGLAFPSQEVYDVPRDLHAPGKGSLDTEGEYIYDVPPQVDRETKGADTKRLSASSTGSTRSNISTSSLDVVPVKEQAKGAGKEFSLDLDAAMETLAKLQHSISGAVSYLMSFIGANWRSPEHMEANAANIRGAAEGVQAALRDLLEFARGAVGNAAQASDRSLYTKLSKQLQKMEEVYQALARHGQALDACHWAPSALASSKPGTDDLENFVMHSRGIPDDTKQLASFLHGNASLLFKRTKPVGESGGHGPPHPSDKASSIQSRPLPSPPKLLAQESPDAPYENNESGWMEDYDYVHLQGKEEFEKTQKELLEKGNIIRQGKDQLEHQQLKQFERLEQEVTRPIDNDLSNWSPPQHYSPARGGGALCPADRQLLLFYLEQCEANLTTLTNAVDAFFTAVSTNQPPKIFVAHSKFVILSAHKLVFIGDTLSRQAKAQDVQHKVMHYSNLLCEMLKEIVVTTKAAALHYPSPTASKDMMERVKDLANSTQQFRMVLGQLAAM comes from the exons ATGCCCACCCCCCGGCCGGCGGGGCCCGGCTCACCGCCCCGGCCCGGGGCTCCGTTGCAGAACGTGTTGGCCAAGGCGCTGTACGACAACGTGGCCGAGTCCCCGGACGAGCTCTCCTTCCGCAAGGGCGACATCATGACGGTGCTGGAGCGCAACACCCAAGGACTGGACGGCTGGTGGCTCTGCTCGCTCCATGGCCGGCAGGGCATTGTCCCCGGGAATCGCCTCAAGATCCTGGTGGGGATGTACgacaaaaaacaacagcaacagcagcagcagcagcaacaacagcagcaaacgCCCGGGCCGGTGCAGGGGCAGGCTCTGCCGCAGCCGCCGGTGCCCCAGCCGGCTTTGCCTTACCACCACCCGGGGGGCTACACCCCGCTGTCCCCCGCCTCGCAGTACACACCCATGCACCCTTCTTATGGCCCCCAAGGGGACAACATCTACCTGATGCCGGTCCCCAGCAAGGCACAGCAGGGTCTCTACCCGGGCTCAGCCCCGACCGGACAgtttcctcctgccccagctaAGCAGCTGCCTGCCTACCCGAAGCAGATGCTTCCCCAcgcctcctccagccctggccaGGACATCTATCAGGTGCCCCCCTCCATGGGTCAAGCGGCTGAGGCATACCCTGGGGGCTCTGCTACCCCCCCACAGGACGTCTACCAGGTTCCTCCTTCGGCCAGTCAAGCTCAAGACATCTACCAGGTGCCCCCGTCCTTGGACatgaggagctgggaaggcCACAAGCCCCAGGGAAAG GTTCTGGTGCCCACCCGCATGGGACAGATGTACGTCTACGACTCCCCCAAGGGCGAGCAGGATGAGTACGATTTCCCTCGccacctcctctctgctggctcACAGGAGATTTATGATGTGCCACCAGTCCGAGGAGGGGTCCCAAGCCAGTTCAGCCAGGAG GTCTATGATACCCCTCCCATGGCAGTGAAGGGTCCTAACGGGCAGGACCCAGGGCAGGAGATCTACGATGTGCCCCCCAGCGTGGAGAAGAACCTGCACCAAACT GTGTACGACATCCCCCCCTCAGTGAGCAAGGATGTTCCTGATGGCCCGGCACGGGAGGAGACCTACGACGTGCCCCCTGCCTTCTCCAAGCAGAAAGCCTTTGACCCCTCCCGCCACCCTCTCGTCCTGGCCCAGCAGGAGCCCTACTTGCCCGAGGACGTCTACGACGTGCCCCCCGTGGCTGGGAAAGGTGCCTCCGAGCCGCTGCTCTCCCATGAGATCTATGATGTTCCACCCAGCCTCAAGAAGCTGGGGGGGTTGGCCTTTCCCTCCCAGGAGGTGTACGACGTGCCCCGGGACCTGCACGCCCCGGGCAAGGGTTCCCTGGACACGGAGGGCGAGTACATCTACGATGTCCCACCTCAAGTGGACCGCGAGACCAAGGGTGCCGACACCAAACGCCTCTCGGCGTCCAGCACGGGCAGCACCCGCAGCAACATCTCCACCTCCTCGCTGGATGTGGTGCCCGTGAAGGAGCAGGCCAAGGGAGCCGGCAAGGAGTTCTCCTTGGACTTGGATGCCGCCATGGAGACGCTGGCCAAGCTCCAGCACAGCATCAGTGGTGCTGTCTCCTACCTCATGTCCTTCATTGGCGCCAACTGGCGCAGCCCCGAGCACATGGAGGCCAACGCCGCCAACATCCGTGGCGCAGCCGAGGGGGTCCAGGCGGCCCTTCGGGACCTGCTGGAGTTTGCCCGGGGGGCGGTGGGCAACGCTGCCCAGGCCTCTGACCGCTCCCTCTACACCAAGCTCagcaagcagctgcagaagatgGAGGAGGTCTACCAAGCCCTGGCACGGCACGGCCAAGCCCTGGATGCTTGTCACTGGGCCCCAAGCGCTCTGGCCAGCAGCAAGCCAGGCACGGATGACTTGGAGAACTTTGTCATGCACTCGCGTGGCATCCCCGATGACACCAAGCAGTTGGCCTCCTTCCTGCATGGCAACGCCTCCCTCCTCTTCAAACGGACAAAGCCGGTGGGGGAGAGCGGTGGCCATGGTCCCCCTCACCCCTCTGACaaggccagcagcatccagTCACggcccctgccctccccacccaAGTTGCTGGCCCAGGAGTCGCCCGACGCACCCTACGAGAACAACGAGAGTGGCTGGATGGAGGATTATGACTATGTCCATCTCCAG GGCAAGGAGGAGTTTGAGAAGACacagaaggagctgctggagaaaggGAACATCATCCGGCAGGGCAAGGACCAGCTGGAACACCAGCAG CTGAAGCAGTTTGAGCgcctggagcaggaggtgacaCGTCCCATTGACAACGACCTCTCCAACTGGAGCCCCCCCCAGCACTACAGCCCGGCACGGGGTGGTGGGGCCTTGTGTCCCGCCGACCGCCAGCTCCTCCTCTTCTACCTGGAGCAGTGTGAGGCCAacctcaccaccctcaccaACGCCGTCGACGCCTTCTTCACCGCTGTCAGCACCAACCAACCCCCCAAGATCTTCGTGGCCCACAGCAAGTTTGTCATCCTCAGTGCCCACAAGCTCGTCTTCATCGGGGACACGCTGTCCCGCCAGGCCAAGGCCCAGGACGTCCAGCACAAGGTCATGCACTACAGCAACCTCCTCTGTGAGATGCTCAAGGAGATCGTGGTGACCACCAAGGCAGCCGCCCTCCACTACCCTTCCCCCACTGCCTCCAAGGACATGATGGAACGTGTCAAGGACCTCGCCAACAGCACGCAGCAGttcaggatggtgctgggcCAGCTGGCAGCTATGTGA
- the BCAR1 gene encoding breast cancer anti-estrogen resistance protein 1 isoform X1: MNYLNVLAKALYDNVAESPDELSFRKGDIMTVLERNTQGLDGWWLCSLHGRQGIVPGNRLKILVGMYDKKQQQQQQQQQQQQQTPGPVQGQALPQPPVPQPALPYHHPGGYTPLSPASQYTPMHPSYGPQGDNIYLMPVPSKAQQGLYPGSAPTGQFPPAPAKQLPAYPKQMLPHASSSPGQDIYQVPPSMGQAAEAYPGGSATPPQDVYQVPPSASQAQDIYQVPPSLDMRSWEGHKPQGKVLVPTRMGQMYVYDSPKGEQDEYDFPRHLLSAGSQEIYDVPPVRGGVPSQFSQEVYDTPPMAVKGPNGQDPGQEIYDVPPSVEKNLHQTVYDIPPSVSKDVPDGPAREETYDVPPAFSKQKAFDPSRHPLVLAQQEPYLPEDVYDVPPVAGKGASEPLLSHEIYDVPPSLKKLGGLAFPSQEVYDVPRDLHAPGKGSLDTEGEYIYDVPPQVDRETKGADTKRLSASSTGSTRSNISTSSLDVVPVKEQAKGAGKEFSLDLDAAMETLAKLQHSISGAVSYLMSFIGANWRSPEHMEANAANIRGAAEGVQAALRDLLEFARGAVGNAAQASDRSLYTKLSKQLQKMEEVYQALARHGQALDACHWAPSALASSKPGTDDLENFVMHSRGIPDDTKQLASFLHGNASLLFKRTKPVGESGGHGPPHPSDKASSIQSRPLPSPPKLLAQESPDAPYENNESGWMEDYDYVHLQGKEEFEKTQKELLEKGNIIRQGKDQLEHQQLKQFERLEQEVTRPIDNDLSNWSPPQHYSPARGGGALCPADRQLLLFYLEQCEANLTTLTNAVDAFFTAVSTNQPPKIFVAHSKFVILSAHKLVFIGDTLSRQAKAQDVQHKVMHYSNLLCEMLKEIVVTTKAAALHYPSPTASKDMMERVKDLANSTQQFRMVLGQLAAM, from the exons AACGTGTTGGCCAAGGCGCTGTACGACAACGTGGCCGAGTCCCCGGACGAGCTCTCCTTCCGCAAGGGCGACATCATGACGGTGCTGGAGCGCAACACCCAAGGACTGGACGGCTGGTGGCTCTGCTCGCTCCATGGCCGGCAGGGCATTGTCCCCGGGAATCGCCTCAAGATCCTGGTGGGGATGTACgacaaaaaacaacagcaacagcagcagcagcagcaacaacagcagcaaacgCCCGGGCCGGTGCAGGGGCAGGCTCTGCCGCAGCCGCCGGTGCCCCAGCCGGCTTTGCCTTACCACCACCCGGGGGGCTACACCCCGCTGTCCCCCGCCTCGCAGTACACACCCATGCACCCTTCTTATGGCCCCCAAGGGGACAACATCTACCTGATGCCGGTCCCCAGCAAGGCACAGCAGGGTCTCTACCCGGGCTCAGCCCCGACCGGACAgtttcctcctgccccagctaAGCAGCTGCCTGCCTACCCGAAGCAGATGCTTCCCCAcgcctcctccagccctggccaGGACATCTATCAGGTGCCCCCCTCCATGGGTCAAGCGGCTGAGGCATACCCTGGGGGCTCTGCTACCCCCCCACAGGACGTCTACCAGGTTCCTCCTTCGGCCAGTCAAGCTCAAGACATCTACCAGGTGCCCCCGTCCTTGGACatgaggagctgggaaggcCACAAGCCCCAGGGAAAG GTTCTGGTGCCCACCCGCATGGGACAGATGTACGTCTACGACTCCCCCAAGGGCGAGCAGGATGAGTACGATTTCCCTCGccacctcctctctgctggctcACAGGAGATTTATGATGTGCCACCAGTCCGAGGAGGGGTCCCAAGCCAGTTCAGCCAGGAG GTCTATGATACCCCTCCCATGGCAGTGAAGGGTCCTAACGGGCAGGACCCAGGGCAGGAGATCTACGATGTGCCCCCCAGCGTGGAGAAGAACCTGCACCAAACT GTGTACGACATCCCCCCCTCAGTGAGCAAGGATGTTCCTGATGGCCCGGCACGGGAGGAGACCTACGACGTGCCCCCTGCCTTCTCCAAGCAGAAAGCCTTTGACCCCTCCCGCCACCCTCTCGTCCTGGCCCAGCAGGAGCCCTACTTGCCCGAGGACGTCTACGACGTGCCCCCCGTGGCTGGGAAAGGTGCCTCCGAGCCGCTGCTCTCCCATGAGATCTATGATGTTCCACCCAGCCTCAAGAAGCTGGGGGGGTTGGCCTTTCCCTCCCAGGAGGTGTACGACGTGCCCCGGGACCTGCACGCCCCGGGCAAGGGTTCCCTGGACACGGAGGGCGAGTACATCTACGATGTCCCACCTCAAGTGGACCGCGAGACCAAGGGTGCCGACACCAAACGCCTCTCGGCGTCCAGCACGGGCAGCACCCGCAGCAACATCTCCACCTCCTCGCTGGATGTGGTGCCCGTGAAGGAGCAGGCCAAGGGAGCCGGCAAGGAGTTCTCCTTGGACTTGGATGCCGCCATGGAGACGCTGGCCAAGCTCCAGCACAGCATCAGTGGTGCTGTCTCCTACCTCATGTCCTTCATTGGCGCCAACTGGCGCAGCCCCGAGCACATGGAGGCCAACGCCGCCAACATCCGTGGCGCAGCCGAGGGGGTCCAGGCGGCCCTTCGGGACCTGCTGGAGTTTGCCCGGGGGGCGGTGGGCAACGCTGCCCAGGCCTCTGACCGCTCCCTCTACACCAAGCTCagcaagcagctgcagaagatgGAGGAGGTCTACCAAGCCCTGGCACGGCACGGCCAAGCCCTGGATGCTTGTCACTGGGCCCCAAGCGCTCTGGCCAGCAGCAAGCCAGGCACGGATGACTTGGAGAACTTTGTCATGCACTCGCGTGGCATCCCCGATGACACCAAGCAGTTGGCCTCCTTCCTGCATGGCAACGCCTCCCTCCTCTTCAAACGGACAAAGCCGGTGGGGGAGAGCGGTGGCCATGGTCCCCCTCACCCCTCTGACaaggccagcagcatccagTCACggcccctgccctccccacccaAGTTGCTGGCCCAGGAGTCGCCCGACGCACCCTACGAGAACAACGAGAGTGGCTGGATGGAGGATTATGACTATGTCCATCTCCAG GGCAAGGAGGAGTTTGAGAAGACacagaaggagctgctggagaaaggGAACATCATCCGGCAGGGCAAGGACCAGCTGGAACACCAGCAG CTGAAGCAGTTTGAGCgcctggagcaggaggtgacaCGTCCCATTGACAACGACCTCTCCAACTGGAGCCCCCCCCAGCACTACAGCCCGGCACGGGGTGGTGGGGCCTTGTGTCCCGCCGACCGCCAGCTCCTCCTCTTCTACCTGGAGCAGTGTGAGGCCAacctcaccaccctcaccaACGCCGTCGACGCCTTCTTCACCGCTGTCAGCACCAACCAACCCCCCAAGATCTTCGTGGCCCACAGCAAGTTTGTCATCCTCAGTGCCCACAAGCTCGTCTTCATCGGGGACACGCTGTCCCGCCAGGCCAAGGCCCAGGACGTCCAGCACAAGGTCATGCACTACAGCAACCTCCTCTGTGAGATGCTCAAGGAGATCGTGGTGACCACCAAGGCAGCCGCCCTCCACTACCCTTCCCCCACTGCCTCCAAGGACATGATGGAACGTGTCAAGGACCTCGCCAACAGCACGCAGCAGttcaggatggtgctgggcCAGCTGGCAGCTATGTGA
- the LOC139802196 gene encoding chymotrypsinogen 2-like, translated as MTMALLWLLSCLALAGSARATLSAESCGVPAIAPVIRGYNRIVNGEPAVPGSWPWQVSLQRYNGFHFCGGSLISENWVVTAAHCGVRKTDTVVVGAYDQSSPSSDQQQLQIEKVFKNPKFNMLTIRDDITLIKLATKAKFSQRVSPVCLPQATDDFPGGTTCVTTGWGLTDPNASHTPAVLQQVALPLLTNAQCKEFWGFRIRDVMVCAGADGATSCMGDSGGPLVCQKDGAWTLVGIVSWGSSTCDPNVPGVYARVTTLRDWINSILEAN; from the exons ATGACGATggctctgctgtggctgctgagctgcctggcGCTGGCGGGCTCTGCCCGTGCCACCCTCTCCGCGGAGA GCTGCGGCGTGCCCGCCATCGCGCCGGTCATCCGTGGCTACAACCGCATCGTCAACGGGGAGCCGGCAGTGCCAGGGTCCTGGCCGTGGCAGGTGTCCCTCCAG CGCTACAACGGCTTCCACTTCTGTGGGGGGTCCCTGATCAGTGAGAACTGGGTGGTGACTGCTGCCCACTGTGGTGTCAG GAAAACCGACACCGTGGTGGTGGGTGCGTACGACCAGAGCTCTCCCTCCAGtgaccagcagcagctccaaatCGAGAAG GTCTTCAAGAACCCCAAGTTCAACATGCTGACCATCCGTGATGACATCACTCTGATCAAACTGGCCACCAAAGCCAAGTTCTCACAGCGCGTGTCCCCCGTCTGCCTGCCTCAGGCCACTGATGACTTCCCAGGGGGTACAACCTGTGTCACCACTGGCTGGGGGCTCACTGACCCCAACG CCTCGCACACGCcggcagtgctgcagcaggtgGCTCTGCCCCTGCTCACCAACGCCCAGTGCAAGGAGTTCTGGGGCTTCCGCATCCGGGACGTGATGGTGTGCGCCGGTGCCGACGGGGCCACGTCCTGCATG GGCGACTCCGGGGGCCCGCTGGTGTGCCAGAAGGACGGTGCCTGGACCCTGGTGGGCATCGtctcctggggcagcagcacctGCGACCCCAACGTGCCCGGTGTCTACGCCCGTGTCACCACGCTCCGCGACTGGATCAACTCCATCCTGGAGGCCAACTGA
- the LOC139802195 gene encoding chymotrypsinogen 2-like, which yields MTMALLWLLSCLALAGSARATLSAESCGVPAIAPVIRGYNRIVNGEPAVPGSWPWQVSLQRYNGFHFCGGSLISENWVVTAAHCGVRKTDTVVVGAYDQSSPSSDQQQLQIEKVFKNPKFNMLTIRDDITLIKLATKAKFSQRVSPVCLPQATDDFPGGTTCVTTGWGLTDPNASHTPAVLQQVALPLLTNAQCKEFWGFRIRDVMVCAGADGATSCMGDSGGPLVCQKDGAWTLVGIVSWGSSTCDPNVPGVYARVTTLRDWINSILEAN from the exons ATGACGATggctctgctgtggctgctgagctgcctggcGCTGGCGGGCTCTGCCCGTGCCACCCTCTCCGCGGAGA GCTGCGGCGTGCCCGCCATCGCGCCGGTCATCCGTGGCTACAACCGCATCGTCAACGGGGAGCCGGCAGTGCCAGGGTCCTGGCCGTGGCAGGTGTCCCTCCAG CGCTACAACGGCTTCCACTTCTGTGGGGGGTCCCTGATCAGTGAGAACTGGGTGGTGACTGCTGCCCACTGTGGTGTCAG GAAAACCGACACCGTGGTGGTGGGTGCGTACGACCAGAGCTCTCCCTCCAGtgaccagcagcagctccaaatCGAGAAG GTCTTCAAGAACCCCAAGTTCAACATGCTGACCATCCGTGATGACATCACTCTGATCAAACTGGCCACCAAAGCCAAGTTCTCACAGCGCGTGTCCCCCGTCTGCCTGCCTCAGGCCACTGATGACTTCCCAGGGGGTACAACCTGTGTCACCACTGGCTGGGGGCTCACTGACCCCAACG CCTCGCACACGCcggcagtgctgcagcaggtgGCTCTGCCCCTGCTCACCAACGCCCAGTGCAAGGAGTTCTGGGGCTTCCGCATCCGGGACGTGATGGTGTGCGCCGGTGCCGACGGGGCCACGTCCTGCATG GGCGACTCCGGGGGCCCGCTGGTGTGCCAGAAGGACGGCGCCTGGACCCTGGTGGGCATCGtctcctggggcagcagcacctGCGACCCCAACGTGCCCGGTGTCTACGCCCGTGTCACCACGCTCCGCGACTGGATCAACTCCATCCTGGAGGCCAACTGA
- the LDHD gene encoding probable D-lactate dehydrogenase, mitochondrial isoform X1, with protein sequence MALRRVLGLGGCRLSRSFCSKPPLPPEFLEGLRAVVGGPNVSTAMAVREQHGHDESMHTCAPPDAVVWPQSVGQVQELAELCHRHRVPMVPFGTGTGLEGGVNAVQGGVSFDLSRMDAITELSLEDFSVMVEPGVTRKALNNHLRGTGLWFPVDPGADASLCGMAATGASGTNAVRYGTMRPNVLNLRVVLPDGRLLHTAGPGRQARWAPGHRDGTGRCRVGSRSLVPCRKRAAGYDLTSLFVGSEGTLGFLTQATLRLHPLPETAAATIATFPSVRAAVACTVQVLQAAVPVARIEFLDEVMANACGRFSGVDLPAAPTLLLELHGSRHGLTEQQQQTEEIVRLNGGSELSWAEGPEDRGRLWAMRHSAWYASLALRPGCQGYSTDVCVPISRLPDVVVETKQDLQDSGLTGPMVGHVGDGNFHCLLVFNTQDPAEAQRVHAFTQRLGRRALAAGGTCTGEHGVGLGKRALLLEELGQEGLDTLRCIKAALDPHNLMNPGKVL encoded by the exons ATGGCTCTGCGGCGGGTGCTGGGTCTCGGGGGGTGCCGGCTTAGCCGGAGCTTCTGCTCCAAG cccccgctgCCCCCCGAATTTTTGGAGGGCCTGAGGGCCGTGGTCGGGGGCCCCAACGTCTCCACGGCCATGGCGGTGCGGGAGCAGCACGGTCACGACGAGTCCATGCACAc GTGTGCCCCCCCGGACGCCGTGGTGTGGCCGCAGTCGGTGGGGCaggtgcaggagctggcagagctctgccaccGCCACCGGGTGCCCATGGTGCCCTTTGGTACCGGCACCGGCCTCGAGGGTGGCGTCAACGCCGTGCAG GGTGGTGTCAGCTTCGACCTGAGCCGCATGGATGCCATCACGGAACTGAGCCTCGAGGACTTCTCGGTGATGGTGGAGCCCGGAGTCACCCGCAAGGCCCTCAACAACCACCTGCGGGGCACCGGGCTCTGGTTCCCCGTTG ACCCCGGGGCAGATGCCTCGCTGTGCGGCATGGCGGCCACGGGCGCCTCGGGCACCAACGCTGTGCGCTACGGCACCATGAGGCCCAACGTGCTCAACCTGCGCGTGGTGCTGCCCGACGGGCGCTTGCTCCACACCGCTGGGCCCGGGCGCCAGGCCAGGTGGGCACCGGGGCAcagggacgggacgggacgtTGCCGGGTGGGCTCCCGCTCACTGGTCCCGTGCAGGAAGAGGGCAGCCGGTTATGACCTGACCTCACTCTTCGTGGGCTCTGAGGGCACCCTGGGCTTCCTGACGCAGGCCACCCTGcgcctgcaccccctgcccgAGACTGCCGCCGCCACCATCGCCACCTTCCCCAGCGTGCGGGCGGCCGTGGCGTGCACCGTCCAGGTCCTGCAAGCCGCCGTGCCCGTGGCTCGAATCG AGTTCCTGGATGAGGTGATGGCAAATGCTTGCGGCCGCTTCAGTGGTGTagacctgccagcagcacccacgCTCCTCCTGGAGCTCCACGGGTCCCGGCATGGCCtgactgagcagcagcagcagacag AGGAGATCGTGCGGCTGAACGGCGGCTCCGAGCTGTCCTGGGCGGAAGGTCCGGAGGACCGCGGGCGGCTCTGGGCCATGAGGCACAGCGCTTGGTACGCCAGCCTGGCCCTGCGGCCTGGCTGCCAG GGCTACTCCACGGATGTCTGTGTGCCCATCTCCCGCCTGCCTGACGTGGTGGTGGAGACCAAGCAGGACCTGCAGGACTCCGGCCTCACCG GCCCCATGGTGGGACACGTGGGTGATGGCAACTTCCACTGCCTGCTCGTCTTCAACACCCAGGACCCTGCCGAGGCCCAGCGCGTCCACGCGTTCACCCAGCGCCTGGgcag GCGGGCACTGGCAGCTGGGGGTACCTGCACTGGGGAGCACGGTGTGGGGCTGGGCAAGCgggcactgctgctggaggagctgggccAGGAGGGGTTGGACACCTTACGCTGCATCAAGGCTGCTCTGGACCCCCACAACCTCATGAACCCTGGCAAGGTGCTCTAA
- the LDHD gene encoding probable D-lactate dehydrogenase, mitochondrial isoform X2, whose amino-acid sequence MALRRVLGLGGCRLSRSFCSKPPLPPEFLEGLRAVVGGPNVSTAMAVREQHGHDESMHTCAPPDAVVWPQSVGQVQELAELCHRHRVPMVPFGTGTGLEGGVNAVQGGVSFDLSRMDAITELSLEDFSVMVEPGVTRKALNNHLRGTGLWFPVDPGADASLCGMAATGASGTNAVRYGTMRPNVLNLRVVLPDGRLLHTAGPGRQARKRAAGYDLTSLFVGSEGTLGFLTQATLRLHPLPETAAATIATFPSVRAAVACTVQVLQAAVPVARIEFLDEVMANACGRFSGVDLPAAPTLLLELHGSRHGLTEQQQQTEEIVRLNGGSELSWAEGPEDRGRLWAMRHSAWYASLALRPGCQGYSTDVCVPISRLPDVVVETKQDLQDSGLTGPMVGHVGDGNFHCLLVFNTQDPAEAQRVHAFTQRLGRRALAAGGTCTGEHGVGLGKRALLLEELGQEGLDTLRCIKAALDPHNLMNPGKVL is encoded by the exons ATGGCTCTGCGGCGGGTGCTGGGTCTCGGGGGGTGCCGGCTTAGCCGGAGCTTCTGCTCCAAG cccccgctgCCCCCCGAATTTTTGGAGGGCCTGAGGGCCGTGGTCGGGGGCCCCAACGTCTCCACGGCCATGGCGGTGCGGGAGCAGCACGGTCACGACGAGTCCATGCACAc GTGTGCCCCCCCGGACGCCGTGGTGTGGCCGCAGTCGGTGGGGCaggtgcaggagctggcagagctctgccaccGCCACCGGGTGCCCATGGTGCCCTTTGGTACCGGCACCGGCCTCGAGGGTGGCGTCAACGCCGTGCAG GGTGGTGTCAGCTTCGACCTGAGCCGCATGGATGCCATCACGGAACTGAGCCTCGAGGACTTCTCGGTGATGGTGGAGCCCGGAGTCACCCGCAAGGCCCTCAACAACCACCTGCGGGGCACCGGGCTCTGGTTCCCCGTTG ACCCCGGGGCAGATGCCTCGCTGTGCGGCATGGCGGCCACGGGCGCCTCGGGCACCAACGCTGTGCGCTACGGCACCATGAGGCCCAACGTGCTCAACCTGCGCGTGGTGCTGCCCGACGGGCGCTTGCTCCACACCGCTGGGCCCGGGCGCCAGGCCAG GAAGAGGGCAGCCGGTTATGACCTGACCTCACTCTTCGTGGGCTCTGAGGGCACCCTGGGCTTCCTGACGCAGGCCACCCTGcgcctgcaccccctgcccgAGACTGCCGCCGCCACCATCGCCACCTTCCCCAGCGTGCGGGCGGCCGTGGCGTGCACCGTCCAGGTCCTGCAAGCCGCCGTGCCCGTGGCTCGAATCG AGTTCCTGGATGAGGTGATGGCAAATGCTTGCGGCCGCTTCAGTGGTGTagacctgccagcagcacccacgCTCCTCCTGGAGCTCCACGGGTCCCGGCATGGCCtgactgagcagcagcagcagacag AGGAGATCGTGCGGCTGAACGGCGGCTCCGAGCTGTCCTGGGCGGAAGGTCCGGAGGACCGCGGGCGGCTCTGGGCCATGAGGCACAGCGCTTGGTACGCCAGCCTGGCCCTGCGGCCTGGCTGCCAG GGCTACTCCACGGATGTCTGTGTGCCCATCTCCCGCCTGCCTGACGTGGTGGTGGAGACCAAGCAGGACCTGCAGGACTCCGGCCTCACCG GCCCCATGGTGGGACACGTGGGTGATGGCAACTTCCACTGCCTGCTCGTCTTCAACACCCAGGACCCTGCCGAGGCCCAGCGCGTCCACGCGTTCACCCAGCGCCTGGgcag GCGGGCACTGGCAGCTGGGGGTACCTGCACTGGGGAGCACGGTGTGGGGCTGGGCAAGCgggcactgctgctggaggagctgggccAGGAGGGGTTGGACACCTTACGCTGCATCAAGGCTGCTCTGGACCCCCACAACCTCATGAACCCTGGCAAGGTGCTCTAA